From a region of the Nothobranchius furzeri strain GRZ-AD chromosome 12, NfurGRZ-RIMD1, whole genome shotgun sequence genome:
- the gng13b gene encoding guanine nucleotide-binding protein G(I)/G(S)/G(O) subunit gamma-13b: MDEMDLPQMKKEVESLKYQLAFKREKSSKTVTDLVKWIEDGVPEDPFLNPELMKNNPWVEKGKCILL, from the exons ATGGATGAGATGGACCTGCCCCAGATGAAGAAGGAGGTGGAGAGCCTCAAATACCAGCTGGCCTTCAAACGAGAGAAATCCTCCAAAACAGTCACAGA TTTGGTGAAGTGGATAGAGGACGGAGTCCCCGAAGATCCCTTCCTGAACCCGGAGTTGATGAAGAACAACCCGTGGGTGGAGAAAGGAAAATGCATCCTTCTCTAG